A genomic region of Papaver somniferum cultivar HN1 chromosome 7, ASM357369v1, whole genome shotgun sequence contains the following coding sequences:
- the LOC113292916 gene encoding uncharacterized protein LOC113292916: MGIIRSGFQIILGTGFGIYIAQNYNVPNIKKLVNTGIVMAKHIEENYRKPKKKGEEDA; the protein is encoded by the coding sequence ATGGGGATAATTAGGAGTGGATTTCAGATCATACTCGGTACGGGATTCGGGATTTATATTGCTCAGAACTACAATGTTCCTAACATTAAAAAGCTTGTAAATACTGGGATCGTAATGGCTAAACATATTGAAGAGAATTACAGGAAGCCGaagaagaagggagaagaagatgCATAG